In Mycobacterium sp. Aquia_213, the sequence TCTGCGCGACCTCGCTGGAGCGCCGCGCCCAGACGCCGGGGATGGCCTGGAAATAGCGTGCGGTGAATGCCTTGAGCAACTCACCCTGGCCGGGCGCCCCGAAGCCCCCGATGATCGAGCGGGCCGACGTGTTGGCCACGGTGTCGTCCTCGACCACGGTGACGAAAGCCTGCTCCTTGACCTCGAGCTGCGGGCGGGCCGCGGCGGCCTGGGCGCCGTGGCGTTTGCCGGTCGCCGTCGGGTCGCGCTGCACCTCGGCGTCGATGAACGGCGCCTCGACCCCGTCGGCGTCGATGTCCCCGGCGGTGGCCAGGGCGGTCACGATGCGCCAGCGCAGGTCGGTATCGATCTCGAGGCCTGCCAGGCCCAATTCGGACGGGTCGCGATCGAGCAGGTCGGCCAGCGCCGCGATGTGCCGGTCGGACAGCACCGACGAGCACAGCGTGTTGACGAAGGCGAGCTGGTGATCCGATCCCGGTTGGGCCGCGCGGGCCAGCTCCAGCACCCGATCGGCGAACTGCGGCCAGCCGTGCTCACGGGCCCAGCCCGGCTCGGCGTAGGCGCCCAGCGCCGTCTGCGCCTGCAGCAGCAGCCGTTGTGCCACACCGACTTCCGTCTCGGCCTGCACACCACCCAAGACCAGGGTGACGAAATCGCGGGCACGCAGTTCGGCCTCACGGGTCATCTCCCACGCCGCCGACCACACCAGCGAGCGGGGCAGTGGCTCGGCGATGTCGGCGATGCGCTCCAGCGCGGTCCGCAACGACCGGGCATCCAGTCGCAGCGAGCAATAGGTCAGGTCGTCATCGTTGACCAGAATCAGCTGCCCGGACGAAACCCCAACCAGCCCAGGGACTTCCGTCTCGGCTCCCTCGACGTCGAGCTCCTCGCGGTGCACCCGCACCAGCTTGCCGGAGCCGTCGTCGTCGTAGATCCCGACCGCCAGCCGGTGCACCCGCGTCTCACCCGCCCCCGGAGCCGCGCCGCTCTGCGCCACCACGAACCGGGTGAACTTCCCGTCGGCGTCGGTGTCGAATTCCGCGCGCAGCGTGTTCAGCCCGGTGGTCTTCAGCCACTGCTGGCCCCAATTCGACAGGTCGCGGCCCGACGCCTGCTCCAGCGCGGACAGCAGGTCGCTGAAGGTGGCGTTGCCGAATGCGTGCGTACGGAAGTAGTCGCGCAGCCCGGCCAGGAAGTGCTCCAGCCCGACGTAGGCGACCAGCTGCTTGAGCACCGAGGCGCCCTTGGCATAGGTGATGCCGTCGAAGTTCACCTCGACCGCGTGCAGGTCGGGGATGTCGGCGGCGATGGGGTGCGTAGACGGCAGTTGGTCCTGGCGGTAGGCCCACGACTTCTCGACGGTCGCAAAGGTCGTCCACGCCGAGGTGTATTCGGTCGATTCGGCCTGGCACAGGACCGATGCGAACGTGGCGAACGATTCGTTGAGCCACAGGTCGTCCCACCACGTCATGGTGACCAGGTCGCCGAACCACATGTGCGCCATCTCGTGCAGCACCGTCTCGGCGCGCCGTTCGTAGGAGGCGCGGGTGACCTTGCTGCGGAAGACGTAGTCCTCGAGGAAGGTCACCGCGCCGGCGTTTTCCATTGCGCCGGCGTTGAATTCGGGAACGAACAGCTGGTCGTACTTGCCGAACGCGTACGGCACCCCAAAGTTCTTGTGGTAGAAGCTAAATCCCTGCTTGGTCTCGGTGAACAGCCGCTCGGCGTCCATGTGCTGGGCCAGCGAGGTACGGCAGAAGATGCCCAGCGGGATCTCGCCATGCTCGTCGCTGTAGGAGTCGTTCCACTCCGAATACGGGCCCGCGATCAAGGCCACCAGATAGGTACTCATTCGAGGCGTGATCGCAAAACTGTGCACGCCGTTGTCGACCGAGGTGGTGGCGCCGTTGGAGATCACCTTCCAATGCCCCGGCGCGGCCACCCGCAGGTCGAACGTGGCCTTGAGGTCGGGTTGGTCGAAGCAGGCGAACATGCGCTTGGCGTCGGCGGTTTCGAACTGCGAGTACAGGTAGGTCTCGTTGTCGACCGGGTCGACGAAGCGATGCAGTCCCTCGCCGGTGTTGGAGTAGCGGCAGTCGGCGTCGACGACGACGACGTTGCGGCCGGCCAGTCCGCGCAACGGGATGCCGGTGGACTCGTCGTATCCGGAGACGTCCACGTCGCGCCCGTTGAGGGTGGCGCTGCGGACGGTCTCGGCGGACAGGTCGATGACCGTGTCGGCGCCGGCGAGTGCGTCGAACACCACGGTGGTGGTGGAGCGGAATGTTCGTTCGCCGGGCCCGCCGTTACCGTCGGTGACGTCGAGGTTGATTTGGTAGCTGTCGACGGTGATCAGAGCCGCACGTTCGGCGGCTTGGTCGCGGGTGAGGTTAGGAAGGGCCACCCGTCCAACTTAGTAGCGTCGCGAGCTGACAGCGCGGACCGGGAACACGCGCGCGGCGACTACGGTTGTGTTGGACGGTGTTCTAACCGTTCCCGATCTCGTCCGGAGAGGACTGTGCAATGCCCGAGAAGGCCCCCGCGAAAAGCCAAGCCGATTTCTGGTTCGACCCGCTGTGCCCGTGGGCATGGATCACGTCGCGCTGGATTCTCGAAGTCGAACAGGTTCGCGACATCGACGTGAACTTCCACGTCATGAGCCTTGCGGTGCTCAACGAGAACCGCGAAGACCTGCCCGAGGAGTACCGCGAGAACATGAAGCGGGCCTGGGGTCCGGTGCGGGTGGCGATCGCCGCTGAGCAGGCCCACGGCGCCGAGGTGCTGGCCCCGCTCTACACGGCGATGGGCACCCAGATTCACAACAAGGGCAACAAGGAACTCGAAGACGTCGTCAAGGTGGCGCTCGACGAGACCGGTTTGCCCGCCGAGCTGGCCGCCGCCGCCGACAGTGACGCCTACGACGAGGCGCTGCGCAAGAGCCACCACGCCGGCATGGACGCGGTCGGTCCGGACGTCGGTACGCCGACCATCCACGTCAACGGTGTGGCGTTCTTCGGACCGGTGCTGTCGCGGATCCCGCGCGGCGAGGAGGCCGGCAAGTTGTGGGACGCCTCGGTGACCTTCGCGGCCTATCCGCATTTCTTCGAGCTCAAGCGGTCGCGCCAGGAAAAGCCCGAGTTCGATTGACCTTGCATCGCTGCGCGACGTGACACCCCGCGCGTTGCGTCGCTGAGCGCACCGGGTAAGGATTGCGGTCATGCGCGTCTACCTGGGTTCCGACCACGCTGGATTCGAGCTCAAGCAAGAGATCATCGAGCACCTGAAGAAAACCGGACACGAGCCGATCGATTGCGGCGCCTTCACTTATGACGCCGAGGACGACTACCCCGCGTTTTGCATCGACGCCGCAACGCGCACGGTGGCCGACCCCGAAAGCCTGGGCATCGTGATCGGGGGATCGGGCAACGGCGAACAGATCGCGGCCAACAAGGTGCCGGGCGCCCGCTGCGCGCTGGCCTGGAGCGTCGAGACCGCATCGCTGGCGCGACAGCACAACAACGCACAGCTGATCGGCATCGGCGGCCGGATGCACACCGTGGCCGAGGCGCTGACGTTCGTCGACGCCTTCCTCACCACGCCATGGTCGAAAGCCGAACGCCACCAACGGCGTATCGACATTCTCGACGAGTACGAGCGCACCCACCAAGCCCCGCCGGTGCCCGGCGCACCGGCTTAAGGACCACTGGGGGTCTCTGTGCCCGAAGGGCATACCCTGCACCGCTTGGCCCGGCTGCACCAGCGGCGCTTCGGCGGTGCGCCCGTCGCCGTGTCCAGCCCGCAGGGCCGCTTCGCCGAGGCGGCGGCCGCCGTCGACGGCCACGTGCTGCGCAAGTCGAACGCCTGGGGCAAGCATCTGTTCCATCACTACGCCGGCGGCCCGATCGTGCACGTGCATCTCGGTCTCTACGGCACTTTCACCGAATGGGAACGCTCCGACGCGCTTCCGGACCCGGTCGGGCAGGTGCGGATGCGGATGGTCGGCGCCGAGTACGGAACCGACTTGCGCGGCCCGACGGTGTGCGAGGTGATCGACGAGGCTCAGGTTAGCGAAGTCGTGGCCAAGCTGGGTCCCGACCCGCTGCGCAGCGACGCCGACCCGGCGTGGGCGTGGAATCGAATCACCAAGTCCCGCAGGCCTATTGGTGCACTATTGATGGACCAGACCGTCATCGCCGGGGTGGGAAATGTGTACCGCAGTGAGTTGTTGTTCCGGCATCGCATCGACCCATACCGGCCCGGCCGGGGAGTCAGCGAGGCGGAGTTCGCCGCGGCCTGGACCGATCTGGTGGCCCTGATGAAGGTCGGCTTGCGGGGCGGCAAGATCGTCGTGGTTCGGCCCGAGCACGATCACGGCCCGCCGTCCTACGCGCCCGACCGGCCCCGCACCTATGTGTACCGGCGCACCGGTGAGCCGTGTCGCGTATCGGGGGACCCCATCCGCACCGCGGTGCTCGAAGGGCGAAATGTGTTCTGGTGCCCGACGTGTCAAAAATGAGCGACACGGCTGAACTGACAGGAAACTGACAGGAAGAAACGCTGGCGTCTACAGTTTGGGCGGTCGGGCTCTCGGGTACGACGTGCCTCGTGAAAACAATTCCGCGTTTTGCTGCAACGATTTTGGCCGGGGCCGCAGTGGGTCTGGCCGGTGTGGGCGTCGCCGCAGACGCTCAAGCGCAGCCGGGCCCCTTCCCGCAGTGGTGCCCGGGTGAGTATTGGGATCCGGGCTGGGGCAACAACTGGGACTGGAACGGCTGCCATGACTGGCGTGGTGGGCCTCCCGGCTATGGGCCCGGGGGCTGGAACCCGCCCGGACCGGCCGGGGGCCCCGGCTGGGGTCCCCCGGGACCGCCGCCTCCGCCGTGGGGACCGCCGCCGCCTCCGGGCTGGCACCCCTGATAGAAGCCCACTTCAACAACTGCGCCCTGCCGGCATTTTTCGGCAGGGCGCGGTTATCTCGAGTGGGTCAGGAGACGTCGACGCCCAGCGCGGCGTAGACCTCGTTGCTCAGCGCGAGGCTGCGTGGGTCCGCGTTGGCCTTGGTGGCGTCGAAACGATTGGCCGCATAGGCGTAGCCGATGCGGTGCTCCAGGTCGACGAACCCGAAGGAGCCGCCCAGCCCGCCGTGGCCGAAGATCCGCGGGTTAGGTCCGTTGACGCACCGCTGGTTGAGCATGTAGCCCAGGCCCCAGCCGTGGTCGGCGACCCGGGGGCCGAGCACCAGGTCGGTGTCCAGGCCGCCCTGGCATTCCCTGATCAGGTCCATGTGCTCGCGGCTGAGCAACTTCTCCTGGGCGAGCGCGTTGTAGAACGTGGCCAACCCGAGGGCCGACACCTGGCCGTTGGTGCCGGGGAACTCGAGCCGGCGCCACAGGTCGAGGTCGTAGGAGCTGACCTCGTCGTCCGGGGCCCACCCCATGGCGACCGACAGGCCGGCCTTGGGGTGATCGGCCAGCGTGGTGGGGTGGCTGGGGATGTTCGTGAGCAGATCCCGCATGTGTGGCTTGTTCACCCGTTCGGCGCAACGGAGCTGATCGGCGTCGGACAGCCCGATGTGGACGTCGGCGCCCATCGGTTCGGCGATCTCGGTGCGCAGGTACTGGCCGATCGTGCGGCCGGTGACCCGGCGGAACACCTCGCCGAGGATGAAGCCGAACGTCGTCATGTGATAGCCCTGCGCGGTGCCGGGCTCCCACCACGGTTCGGCGGTGACCAGCTGGTCGCAGACGAAATCCCAGTCGCAGACCTGTTGCCACGTGATCGGGGCGCGCGGTCCGATCACGCCGGATCGGTGACACATCACCATGGCCAAGGTGATGTCTTCCTTGCCCGCCTGGCCGAACTCGGGCCAATAGCGGGCCACCGGCGCGTGCAGGTCCAGCTCGCCGCGGTCGATGAGTTGGTGCACGCAGGTGGCCGACAGGCCCTTGGTGCCGGACAACACCGTGGTCAGGGTGTCCTGCTGCCAGGGCCGGGTGCCGGCCGTGTCGGCCCAGCCGCCCCAGAGATTGACGACGAGGTCCCCGTCGACCCATACGGCGACGGCCGCGCCTTGCTCGCTTTGCTGGGCGAAGTTGCTCTCGAACGCGTTGCGTACTCCGACGAACTCGGACGCGCATGAGCCTTTGATGTCAGCGTCCGTTTTCAGGTCGCTCATGGCGCCTTTCTGTGGAGCAGCACTTACCCCGAGCGGGCGACGGGAATCGAACCCGCGTAGCTAGTTTGGAAGACTAGGGCTCTACCATTGAGCTACGCCCGCATGCATTAGTCGAGCGTGACTGTATCTGGCGGCGAACATCAAATCTAATCGACGCGGTCTTGTGATCGCTCTGTTAGGTCTGCGAGGTCGTTGTTGGGCCGACGCCGTCGGGCCGTAGGATCGCGAGGTCAGCGCGGGGTGTAGCGCAGCTTGGTAGCGCATCCGCTTTGGGAGCGGAAGGCCGCAGGTTCAAATCCTGTCACCCCGACCAAGACCGCGCCGCACCGCCGATACAAAGAACTAGGAGCACACCCGTGAAGAGCAGCGTCGAGCAGTTGAGCCCCACCCGGGTGCGCATCAACGTGGAGGTGCCTTTCACCGAACTCGAGCCCGACTTCCAGCGCGCCTACAAGGAGCTGGCCAGGCAGGTCCGGCTGCCCGGGTTCCGGCCCGGCAAGGTGCCGATGAAGTTGCTGGAGGCCCGCTTCGGCCGCGAGGAGATGCTCGACCAGGTCGTCAACGAGGCGCTGCCCACCCGATATGGACAAGCGGTCACCGAGACCGAGGTGCACCCGATCGGCCGCCCCGAGATCGAGGTGACCAAAAAGGAGTACGGCGAGGACCTCGCCTTCACCGCCGAGGTCGACGTCCGCCCCAAGATCACCCTCCCGGACCTCAGCGCGCTGAAGGTGTCGGTGGATCCGATCGAGGTCAGCGACGACGACGTCGACGCCGAGCTGCAGTCGCTGCGGGCCCGGTTCGGCACCCTGACCGGGGTGGATCGCCCGGTTGCCGACGGTGACTTCGTGTCGATCGACTTGTCGGCGACGATCGACGGCGAGGAAATTCCGGGCGCCGCCGCGGAGGGCCTGTCGCATGAGGTTGGCTCCGGCCGGCTGATCGAAGGCCTCGACGATGCGATCGTCGGCCTGTCGGTCGACGAGTCCAAGGAATTCACCGCCAAGCTGGCGACCGGCGAACACGCCGGCTCCGACGCGCAGGTCACCGTCACCGTCAAGACGATCAAGCAACGCGAACTGCCGGAGCCCGATGACGAATTCGCGCAATTGGCAAGCGAATTCGACACCATCGAGGAACTGCGCACCAGCCTGCGCGACCAGGTGGGCAACCTCAAGCGCGCCGAGCAAGCGGGCAAGATCCAGGAAGCCACGATGGACGCGCTGCTCGAGCAGGTCGACGTGCCGCTGCCGGAGGGCATCGTCGCCGAGCAGTTCGACAGCGCGATGCACGGCGCCATCGACAGCGTCAACCACGACGAAGCCAAGTTCGCCGAGGTGCTCGCCGAACAGGGCAAGACGCGCGAGGAGTTCGAAACCGAGACGCGCAGCGCGGTAGAGAAGGACGTCCAACGGCAGCTGTTGTTCGACGCGCTGGCCGATGAGCTGGAGGTCCAGGTCGGCCAGGACGACCTGACCGAGCGACTCGTGGCGACGTCGCGGCAGTACGGCATCGAGCCGCAACAGCTGTTCTCCTACCTTCAGGAAAACAACCAGCTGCCGGCCATGTTCGCCGATGTGCGACGCGGTCTGGCGATCGCCGCGGTGGTCTCGAAGGCAACGGTCACCGACACCGACGGTAACGCCATCGACACGAGCGAGTTCTTCCCGGACCGCACGAAGAACGACGCCGACGGCGAGGACTCCGAAGACGCAGACGACGCGGCGGATGAGTCCAGCGAGGAATGACCCAACATTGACGCTGTGAGCGAACGCGCCCGTTTCGGGGGTGCGCGGCCGCGAAACGGCGGGCTCGGTTGGTTAGTGTCGTCAGTACAGATCTGAAAGAAAGCAGGTAACCCAGTCGTGAGTGATATGCGTTCGAATTCGGTGGGTCTCAACCTCACGGACTCGGTCTATGAGCGCTTGCTCTCCGAGCGCATCATCTTCCTGGGTTCGGAGGTGAACGACGAGGTCGCCAACCGGCTGTGCGCGCAGATTCTGCTGCTCGCCGCCGAGGACGGTGACAAAGACATCAACCTCTACATCAACTCCCCGGGCGGATCGATCAGCGCGGGGATGGCAATCTACGACACTATGGTGCTGGCGCCGTGCGACATCGCCACCTACGCGATGGGCATGGCCGCCTCGATGGGCGAGTTCCTGTTGGCGGCGGGGACCAAGGGCAAGCGCTACGCGCTGCCGCACGCCCGCATCCTGATGCACCAGCCGCTGGGCGGCGTGACGGGCAGCGCGGCCGACATCGCGATCCAGGCCGAGCAATTCACCGTCATCAAGAAGGAGATGTTCCGGCTCAACGCGGAATTCACCGGTCAGCCCATCGAGCGCATCGAGGCGGATTCGGACCGCGACCGCTGGTTCACCGCGCCGGAGGCCCTGGAATACGGCTTCGTCGACCACATCATCACCCGCGCTGCGCACATCACCAATGGAGAAGCCCGATGAACCCCGAAACCCAACCCCAGGCGCGCTACATCCTGCCGTCGTTCATCGAGCACTCCAGCTTCGGCGTCAAGGAGTCGAACCCGTACAACAAGCTGTTCGAGGAGCGCATCATCTTCCTCGGCGTGCAGGTCGACGACGCGTCGGCGAACGACATCATGGCCCAGTTGCTGGTGCTGGAGTCGCTCGACCCGGACCGCGACATCACCATGTACATCAACTCGCCCGGTGGCGGGTTCACCTCGCTGATGGCGATTTACGACACGATGCAGTACGTGCGGGCCGACATCCAGACGGTGTGCCTGGGGCAGGCCGCGTCGGCGGCCGCGGTGCTGCTGGCCGCCGGAACACCGGGCAAGCGGATGGCGCTGCCGAACGCACGGATACTGATCCATCAGCCGTCGCTATCAGGCGTGATCCAGGGGCAGTTCTCCGACCTGGAGATCCAGGCCGCCGAGATCGAGCGGATGCGCACGCTGATGGAGACCACGCTGGCCCGTCACACCAACAAGGACGCCGCGGTGATCCGCAAGGACACCGACCGGGACAAGATCCTGACCGCCGAAGGTGCCAAGGACTACGGGATCATCGACACCGTTCTCGAGTACCGGAAGCTCTCCGCGCAGAACGCCTAACCGCTTTTTGCGACTGCCGCCAGCGCGGCGATGTCGTTCGGCCCGACCCGGCAGCATCCGCCGACGATGCGCGCGCCGGCCGCGATCCACTGCCGCGCCAGCTCGGCGGCGAACCGTGGCCGGCCCGTCCATTGGCGCCGGCGACCATCCCATCGTTCGCCGCTGTTCGGGTAGACGATCACCGGCTTCCCGATCGCCGACGCGATCTCGATGGCCGGCAGCACGTCGTCGGGGCTGCAGCAATTGACGCCGACCGCGACGATCTCGTCGATGCCGGCGGCCACCGCGAACGCCTCGGCGAGCGGTTGGCCGGCACGGGTCTTCGTCCCGTCGATCGTGTAGCTGAGCCAGGCCGGCACACCGACCGTCCGCACCACCTCGACCAGGGCTTCGGCTTCGTCGACATCGGGCACGGTTTCGCACGCCAGCACGTCGGCGCCCGCCGCGGCCAGGGTCTCCAGTCGCGGCCGATGCCAGCGCGTCAGCGCCGCAACGGAAAGGCCGTAGCGTCCGCGGTATTCGGATCCGTCGGCCAGCGCCGCGCCATACGGTCCGACCGAAGCGGCGACGAGAAGGCCGCTGGCGCCGGTCTCGTCGCGTGCCAGCCCGGCGAGTTCGACACTGCGGCACAACAATTCGATTGATTGGTCGCGGTCAAAGCCGTGGACCGCAAAGCCTTCGAACGATGCCTGGTAGCTGGCGGTCGTCGCGATCGTGGCGCCGGCCCGAAAAAAGGCGGCATGCACCGCGACGATTTCCTCCGGGGCATCCGACAGCAGCCGCGCCGACCACAGCGGGTCGGACAGGTCGTGACCGCGTGCTTCCAGCTCGGTGGCCAGGCCGCCGTCGCTGATCAGCACGGATTCGCCCGCCTTGAAAATTCCCGCAGCCAATCCCACTGCGCCACTGTATGGTGGTGGCCTGGCAACCAGCCCGTATGGCGTCAGCAGCCTCGGTCGGGTAACGACCGCGACACGCCAAAGACACGGAAAGCGCGTCTCAGCCAGCGACGGGGGTTGTGGGGCTATATGTTTTCGGACAGGCATGAATACCACCGACGCGATTCGGCGCTAATGCTCGCGGCGGGCCCAAGCTAGCGGGTAGCGTCGGGGGAACACATGCGGCAGGTTAAGACGTACGTCGAACAGGGAAGTAGGCACTGAGGCACCATGGCGCGCATCGGAGATGGCGGTGATCTGCTGAAGTGCTCGTTCTGCGGAAAGAGTCAGAAGCAGGTTAAGAAGCTCATTGCAGGCCCGGGCGTCTACATCTGCGATGAGTGCATTGATCTTTGCAACGAGATCATCGAAGAGGAGCTTGCTGACGCCGACGACGTCAAGCTCGACGAGCTGCCCAAGCCTGCTGAGATCCGAGAGTTCCTCGAGGGCTACGTCATCGGGCAGGACACCGCCAAGCGCACGCTGGCCGTCGCGGTCTACAACCACTACAAGCGGATTCAGGCCAGCGAGAAGGGTCGTGACTCCCGGTGCGAGCCGGTCGAGCTGACCAAGTCCAACATCTTGATGCTCGGCCCCACCGGCTGCGGCAAGACCTACCTGGCCCAGACCCTGGCCAAGATGCTTAACGTGCCGTTCGCCATCGCGGACGCCACCGCCCTGACCGAGGCCGGTTACGTCGGTGAAGACGTCGAGAACATTCTGCTCAAGCTGATCCAGGCCGCCGACTACGACGTCAAGCGTGCCGAGACCGGCATCATCTACATCGACGAGGTCGACAAGATCGCCCGCAAGAGCGAGAACCCGTCGATCACTCGCGACGTCTCGGGCGAGGGCGTGCAGCAGGCCCTGCTGAAAATCCTGGAGGGCACCCAGGCGTCGGTTCCCCCGCAGGGCGGCCGCAAGCACCCGCACCAGGAGTTCATCCAGATCGACACCACCAACGTGCTGTTCATCGTCGCGGGTGCGTTCGCCGGCCTGGAGAAGATCATCTACGAGCGCGTCGGCAAGCGCGGCCTGGGCTTCGGCGCCGAGGTCCGCTCCAAGGCTGAGATCGACACCACCGACCATTTCAGTGACGTGATGCCCGAGGATCTGATCAAGTTCGGCCTGATCCCCGAGTTCATCGGCCGGCTCCCGGTCATTGCCTCGGTTACCAACCTCGACATGGAGTCGTTGGTCAAGATCCTTTCCGAGCCGAAGAACGCGCTGGTCAAGCAGTACACCCGGCTGTTCGAGATGGACGGCGTGGAGCTGGAGTTCAGCGACGACGCCCTCGAGGCGATCGCCGACCAGGCGATTCACCGCGGCACCGGAGCCCGTGGCTTGCGCGCCATCATGGAAGAGGTCCTGCTGCCGGTGATGTACGACATCCCGAGCCGCGACGACGTCGCCAAGGTGGTCGTGACCAAGGAAACGGTGCAGGACAACGTCTTGCCGACGATTGTGCCGCGCAAGCCGTCGCGCACCGAGCGCCGCGACAAGAGCGCCTAGCCCGAGCACCTCTCACGGTCGGGTAAGTCCCTGAAAGACTCCGACGACCTCGATATTTCGCCGCGGTTGGCGCGTTCGCTCGACCTGCTGAACTTCCTGCTTGCCGATGTTCGGGACGGGCTGGGCCCGTACCTGTCGATCTACCTCCTGCTGACCCAGCATTGGGACCAGGAATCGATCGGCTTCGTGATGGCGATCGGCGGTGTGGGCGGAATCCTCGCGCAGGCACCGGTGGGCGCGTTGGTCGATAACACGACGGCCAAGCGGGCCCTGATAATCGCCGGTGCGTCGACCGTCACCGTCGCCTCGTTGGCGATGCCGCTGTTCCCCGGCTTCTCCTCGATCTCGGTGCTGCAGGCCCTGACCGGGATCGCCGGCTCGGTTTTCGCGCCGGCACTGGCCGCGATCACCCTCGGTATGGTCGGACCGCGACTTTTTGCCCGACGAATCGGCCGCAACGAGTCGTTCAACCACGCCGGGAACGCGACGGCCGCAGCCATTACCGCGGGTTTGGCGTACTTCTTTGGGCCGGTGGTCGTGTTCTGGGTGCTCGGGCTGATGGCGGCCGCCAGCGTTGCGGCGACCCTGAGTGTCCCGCGCGATGCCATCGACCATGACGTGGCGCGCGGCATGGATCACCTGCTTGGCGCGCAGCATGGCCAGCCGTCGCGAATGAGTGTGCTGTGGCGCAACCGCAGGTTGATGATCTTCGCGCTAACGGTCATCGCGTTTCACTTCGCGAACGCGGCGATGCTGCCCCTGGTAGGCCAACTGCTTGCGCTGCACAACAAGGATGTGGGGACCGCGCTGATGGCCGTCTGCATCGTCGCGGCGCAAGTGGTGATGGTGCCGGTCGCCTATATCGCGGGAGCGAAGGCCGATATATGGGGGCGCAAGCCGATCTTCCTGTTCGGATTCGGAGTTCTGGCCGCTCGCGGCTTTCTCTATACGCTGTCGGGCAATTCGTATTGGCTCGTCGGTGTTCAGCTGCTCGACGGGGTAGGCGCAGGAATCTTCGGTGCGCTGTTCCCCCTCGTCGTGCAGGACGTGACGCACGGGACCGGCCGGTTCAACGTCAGTCTCGGGGCGGTCTCGGCCGCATTGGGTATCGGTGCCTCGGTGTCCAACTACGTGGCGGGCGCGATCGTCGTCGCGGCAAGCTACAACGTCGCTTTCCTGGCGCTGGGTGTGGTAGCCGGGGCGGGGTTTGTGCTGTATTTGGTCGCTATGCCCGAGACGATGATCGGCGAACGCCGCGCGGGATGATCTATCGATTGCGGCGTGCCAATACGCCTCGCGGTGACGTGACCAAAACCACAGTTTTGTGTCGTACTCGCCGGTAGCCCTCGCTGACTACGCATTTTGTCTAAGATATTGGTAAGTATGCGCAGCCACAGACGTCCTTCTGACCCGAAAACCAATGCAATAATTGGTACTACCAGTCTCATACAATCATATGAGCGTGGGGACTCCTTTGATGGCGCGTAACCTGAAGCTTCGGCAGAGTGCCTGTCCGGTTAACAAATGGAAGGCGGAGACGTGGATTTGAACGGCAGTGGAGCCGGGTCAGATTCTCATGGCGGGTCGTCGGGCCGTCAACGCCTGGAACAGGTCGTCATCCGATTCGCCGGCGACTCCGGCGACGGCATGCAGCTGACCGGTGACCGGTTCACGACGGAGGCCGCGCTGTTCGGCAACGACCTGGCGACCCAGCCGAACTATCCCGCCGAGATCCGAGCCCCCGCAGGCACATTGCCCGGGGTCTCGTCCTTCCAGATCCAAATCGCCGACTACGACATCCTGACCGCCGGCGACCGGCCGGACGTGCTCGTTGCGATGAATCCGGCCGCGTTGAAGGCGAACATCGGCGACCTGCCGCGCGGCGGAATGGTGATCGCGAACTCCGACGAATTCACCAAGCGCAACCTGAGCAAGGTGGGTTACGTAGCAAACCCGCTGGAGACCGACGAGCTGTCCGACTATGTCGTGCATTCCGTCGCGATGACCACGCTGACGCTCGGCGCTGTCGAGACGATCGGCGCGACCAAGAAAGACGGGCAGCGCGCCAAGAACATGTTCGCGCTGGGCCTGCTGTCGTGGATGTACGGCCGACCGATCCAGACCAGCGAGAACTTCATCCGGGAGAAGTTCGTCCGCAAGCCCGACGTCGCGGAGGCCAACGTCCTCGCGCTCA encodes:
- a CDS encoding MFS transporter translates to MSPRLARSLDLLNFLLADVRDGLGPYLSIYLLLTQHWDQESIGFVMAIGGVGGILAQAPVGALVDNTTAKRALIIAGASTVTVASLAMPLFPGFSSISVLQALTGIAGSVFAPALAAITLGMVGPRLFARRIGRNESFNHAGNATAAAITAGLAYFFGPVVVFWVLGLMAAASVAATLSVPRDAIDHDVARGMDHLLGAQHGQPSRMSVLWRNRRLMIFALTVIAFHFANAAMLPLVGQLLALHNKDVGTALMAVCIVAAQVVMVPVAYIAGAKADIWGRKPIFLFGFGVLAARGFLYTLSGNSYWLVGVQLLDGVGAGIFGALFPLVVQDVTHGTGRFNVSLGAVSAALGIGASVSNYVAGAIVVAASYNVAFLALGVVAGAGFVLYLVAMPETMIGERRAG